In Cicer arietinum cultivar CDC Frontier isolate Library 1 chromosome 7, Cicar.CDCFrontier_v2.0, whole genome shotgun sequence, the genomic window ATGCAACTTAATCGATACCTTTGTCAACAACTCTAAAGaatcttgaaaaataaaataaaaatctggAAATGTGAGACATAGCAATAGTCATTGTTCTTAAGAATTTATTCGCCTTATGGCGCAAATCTCTCATTATTCAATATGCCCCTCCCAATATGAATCAGAGTAAAATGAGTAGGTTTTATGACACTCGCCAAAATGAgtaatcaagttcacatattGCGAGTAGTTAACTAAAGAGATGTATGTTGAATATAGGTCAGTGGAGTAGACTTAGTCAAAACTAGCACagtgaaaataaatttcatatttttttaataaaatatatttttcatatttctcacttaaaatagaaaacataATTTAGGAATTCCTAAAATTTACAATAGAGCTTTGACAATCTTGAACATTGTACTCTTTTGGCACTACACCCAAAGAACCAACAATACGCACATCTGGATATTGATGATCATTTCAAAGACGATTTGTGTAAGCTGAATTAGTTAAACTAAATCGAAGATCTTATGAATTACATTTTTAGGACCTTGTGTAGTATGAACCTCATATTTCTTAAGTGTCTCTAGAATGATTTCTGAATCCTCAAAATCAACTGAATCTAAGTGAGAAGCTTattcacaatttttatcaattttttttttttatgagggAGATTCTTTGATAATAATGTTATCACCTAGTTCAACATTGAAGATATGATTAACAAAGGAGAATTAACAacacaataaatattattaccatgaatattgttgttgttggcGCATTTAGTTTCGAGATTGTGAAATACAgatgcaatatatatatatatagtatgtttttagatttgaatttgagaatGGTAAAAGATTGTAAAATGTGTATGTTTGCTAGTTTGTCTTTCTAAATATAACTAGATATATCTCATTAGTTGGGCATATCCTCTCTCTTAAAGATGCATTTCTAACAAGGTCCATAGATACTTGAAATCTTCACTCTCTTTACTATGCTTCCTTAGATAAACATCCTATGTTGTATTGAAGTATTTTTACAACTCTCAACATCCTATATCTCTACCATGAAGTTCTCTACCAACTAACTGCTTTCAATAAAGAATAAACGAACGAGAAATAGATAGATTAAGATTTGGAAGATCATTTTATTTACTCTTCATTATTATACCATCATTGAAGGTCTGtcttttaatattgttattaagtgaaaatcataaatttcaaaatcttaaaattatgATAGTTTTCTTGAATGTGAACTtttatttgaaaactaaaaCTTACCTTTAAATATGGCTCATAGGTAGTAAGTAGGGGATTTGGCCCAACTAGTTGTTATGGGATCAACTGAGGGGTGCAGGGGATAGATCCTTGAGGTATCGCTCAAGGTTATTATTGTAATCTAAactttattattactattaaaaaCAACTGgtactttataaattttaattcatttatctaATAAAAAGGAACTGCAAATTGCCCTGTAGTCGAAGACATAGGCATCATTGGCCAAACTTCATTATCAAACGTCTTGTAttactattttcattttctctatttattcttttaagatCGTCTTGTTATTCTAACACTTACAAATGAAACTCTCTCTGTTACTTTGAATTTCCATTGTAGGAGTTATGCTAATCTgcattatgtcatttttgtctttggtTTCAAGTGGAGATAACTCACATGTACAATAATACAATAATACTTGCTAAAGTGTaaagttagattttttttaataggaaaaagcacataaatttaaaaataaacaaaagaagaGCACAAGAAGGTTAATACCAAAGCTATCTTGCATATCCGAggaaattcaaagaaaaaattacaaaaaagatTAAAGGCACTCCAATGCTAACATAATAAATACAATGCCATATACTAAAACAAAGTACTTATGCTAGATATGATTGATATTTACAATCTATGCAAAATGATGTTTGCCCCATTTTTTGGTTGCAAAGTAAGAATTGTGGTAGGAACATGTTCATACGTAGGGGAAAGCTCAAATGAGAAATTCTGTAGAAGCAAAGAGATAACTACTTTTGCTTCTAATAAGGCAAAGTTTTGTCCTATACAAATTCTAGGACCCCATCCAAAAGGAAAATAAGAAACTTTACCTTTTGTTGCCTTTGCAATTCCTTCAGCAAACCTTTCAGGTTTGAACTCCTTTGCATCTTCACCCCATAAATCATGATCTTGGTGAATCAAAAGTATAGGCAAAGAAACTTGTGTCTGTGCAGGTAGTAAAAGGTTTCCAAGTTTGAAATCCCTTCGAAGAGTTCGGTTGAAGAAAATTAGAGAAGGATATAACCTCAGTACCTCATATAAAATCATAGTTACCTgagaaaacaaaaaagttatTATCAGTTAGTACCAAAATTTGAACATTAGAAGATTCATAACCATCATATGATACATACAATTTTAAGCTGACTTAATCGTTCGAAGTTTGGATTTTGGTTCCCAAAAACTTGAAAAACTTCTTCCCTTGCACGTGCTTGCCAATCAGGGTACCTGCCTAATAACACTATTGTCCAAACAAGCAAAACTGAAGTGGTCTCTTGCCCCGCCAGGTAAAACAATTTGCATTCATCTATCAATTCTTGAGTGGTCATTCCAAAACTCTTATTGTTTCCATATCCTTGATTTTCAGCATGATTTGATTGCAAAAGTATGCCTAATAAATCACCGTTCGCAGTTTCACTATTCTTTAAAACTTGTTCTCGTTTTTTAATTATTCCTTCAAGTGAATCGCGTATATCTCTCTCAATTTCCTTCATCCTCCTCTTGGTAGTTGTTGGTAGAAGCCTAGAAAACACAGGGTGAGAGAATTCACttgataaataatataacactACATTGTTCATTTTGTTAAGTGTTTTGGATTAAGTCTAATTCAACTCTACAAAACCAACTTATAAAGTAAGAAGTTGCTTTCcttataaactattttcatgCTTTATCCTTTTTCCACACATGACTTGGATTTTTCTCTGTACATTTGGTTTGAAAATTTTCTCAAGTATCTAATTTAGATATCAAATATATCTTGAGATAAGGCACACACTAAAACAGAATATGTATAGAATTAGTTATAACTAAAGTTTGTTGCACATTCTTAATTTAGAGTTATATGTCATACATTTAACTGCCGATAAGGCACACTCTTGTGTCCCTAATTCAGAACATGCATTCAAATGGATTGTAAATTTTGCAAAAATCAGATTATACTCTTACCACCACAATGGAATATTTGTGTATCGCTCTGTCATCAAAAGATTTCCCTGCCTCTTCAGAAGTTCAAATATTTTCGTTCCTTCCGCATAACTGCTTCCGAATGCTGTTCGAGAAATCACATCACAGGTCAAATTCTGAAGGAAAGGCCAAACATCGATCTCGCACGTTCCATCCAACGACAACATTCCCTTCCATTCGCTTATCATTTCATTGCAACTTTGAGAAAATGCAGGTAGCATACCCTGTAGTAAGAAGTTAAATCATATTATATGAttagaagaacaaaaataagaaattcatttaCTACAATTCAAGATAGAAATCATAAAATGAGAGAAAAGTATATTCAATAATGAGAGAATTGTTTAATTACATCAAAATGATACAAGATTTATATAACAACTGGTTAATATAACTAACTATTATTTAATATCATTTCACAATATTGAATGAATAAGTGAAAAGTAATAGCCTTACTTTCAATTTTTCTAAGTGGAATGCCGGATTGATGATCTTTCGATGTTTAGCCCATTTCTCACCATCATAATGTATAAGACCGACGCTCAAGTACTTGGCGATGGAAGTTAATTTTGGTTTGGAGAAGTCATCAATCTTGTTAAAAACTTCCTTAATTTGCTCAGGGTCTGTGATGACAACCTTTAGTGTTGTACCTTCCCATAAAAAGGAATTCTTTCCTGCACATTCTTTACTTATCAGCAATTGGTCAAAAAAGGCTTTTAAAACTTGTATTGCACTTTCTATTTATTTGTGATTTGATATTAACATGAAAATCATATGATGTTTGATCCATGCATCTAATAGTATGAACTAAAATCCCTCTAgaacatttttcttttcttttctgttATACAAGTATATCCACCAAGGaatcataaaatcaaaatagagaaAGTAATGAATAAATTTAGACTGGGAGGTGCACTCCATGCAAGGCTACAGAGAACCACCAATTTTATTGAAGATTTAATATAGAATTTACATAAAACCTACTAATTGTAGAATTTCGGACTTGAAGCCAATCAGAACATTTGTGAGCAGAATGTTCTAGCATTCATACTAACCACAATTGGTAAAGTAATGAATTTTAAGCATATAATAAATTCACAATTAGCAAATTACAAATGAATGATTATCCTTTTAGTTAAGGGTCTTGCCTGATATTCCgcaaagtttataaaaaaattacgcGACTGTGATTTAAGCTGCAGCATTAATATTTTTACGACTTGGATGGACATTGCAATTCACTTTGACATCATGTCTATCTTAGAACAAGATTGATCACGCATATACAGAAATATTGACTAGTGAGTTAGTTATCATTTCCTTAAAAGAGTTGTAATTAACTTTTAAGAAAGTTGCAACTAACGCACTAATCAATCACTATTTTCTATATTACAAATTGGTGAGTGATATGACTAAGATAGTAGTTATAAATGAGGGAAACTCTCTAAGCTATCTCTTGGATAGAGTTAGGACCCAAATTCTGAGTTTGTAGGGCCAACCAAAATGTCAAGGGAACTTATTTTCCACCCCATATACACTTTGAAAAAGTTGATAGTTCATCCACCCCTAAAGTTTACTCACAATGTGTAAAAAATACTAACGGTAACATTATTCATCCCATTTTCCACTACAGATTGGAACTCCTGCTACTGGATTTAAGCTTCCCGTAAATCCCCATGTTTTGGGAAGAGGGGTGAGCATCCTtctcttaaaagaaaaatagtatCTTTGCCATTTATGTGCTACCCAACAAAAACAACTTTTTTCCCTTCGGATGTAAAAAACAAGACTAggattttttagaaatatacgGGGTTACCTAAGTTGTATAGCATTAATAACGTTCATATTGTCAGACTCTGTGGTGCCCTGTATGAGATCTTCACTTTGCCTCTGTATAAGATCTTCACTTTGTATCTTCATTATGCGTACTTGGTTTATCTTTTTTTACCGTTTTGATTCTCGAATaatttgttcattttcttcttcttccctCTTAAATTTCAAGTTGAAATCATCTCATCACGatgatgattaaaaaaaaaccataaattAGAGAGTCAAATGCATTTGTTAAAAATTTCTCAAGAACACCAACAACATTTACTCTCAA contains:
- the LOC101495615 gene encoding 11-oxo-beta-amyrin 30-oxidase-like isoform X2; this encodes MLYNLGKNSFLWEGTTLKVVITDPEQIKEVFNKIDDFSKPKLTSIAKYLSVGLIHYDGEKWAKHRKIINPAFHLEKLKGMLPAFSQSCNEMISEWKGMLSLDGTCEIDVWPFLQNLTCDVISRTAFGSSYAEGTKIFELLKRQGNLLMTERYTNIPLWWLLPTTTKRRMKEIERDIRDSLEGIIKKREQVLKNSETANGDLLGILLQSNHAENQGYGNNKSFGMTTQELIDECKLFYLAGQETTSVLLVWTIVLLGRYPDWQARAREEVFQVFGNQNPNFERLSQLKIVTMILYEVLRLYPSLIFFNRTLRRDFKLGNLLLPAQTQVSLPILLIHQDHDLWGEDAKEFKPERFAEGIAKATKGKVSYFPFGWGPRICIGQNFALLEAKVVISLLLQNFSFELSPTYEHVPTTILTLQPKNGANIILHRL
- the LOC101495615 gene encoding 11-oxo-beta-amyrin 30-oxidase-like isoform X1, which gives rise to MEVLFPNTAIILFWFLTLILAVIPLNLLNKLLLKPKKLEKFLIAQGLRGDPYKISFFDNSKQIYIMKLEQERKSKSIGFSKEAAPSIFSQVHQAVHNYGKNSFLWEGTTLKVVITDPEQIKEVFNKIDDFSKPKLTSIAKYLSVGLIHYDGEKWAKHRKIINPAFHLEKLKGMLPAFSQSCNEMISEWKGMLSLDGTCEIDVWPFLQNLTCDVISRTAFGSSYAEGTKIFELLKRQGNLLMTERYTNIPLWWLLPTTTKRRMKEIERDIRDSLEGIIKKREQVLKNSETANGDLLGILLQSNHAENQGYGNNKSFGMTTQELIDECKLFYLAGQETTSVLLVWTIVLLGRYPDWQARAREEVFQVFGNQNPNFERLSQLKIVTMILYEVLRLYPSLIFFNRTLRRDFKLGNLLLPAQTQVSLPILLIHQDHDLWGEDAKEFKPERFAEGIAKATKGKVSYFPFGWGPRICIGQNFALLEAKVVISLLLQNFSFELSPTYEHVPTTILTLQPKNGANIILHRL